Proteins encoded within one genomic window of Amycolatopsis nigrescens CSC17Ta-90:
- a CDS encoding DUF6817 domain-containing protein codes for MEPDASVAVATELLAELGAGGVAHPGGTLLAHLCRVQARLSDWEARPALRLAGLCHAAYGTDGFPTGLLPLAERDRLRGVIGDEAEEIVYVYAGCDRSKSYPALAGGGPLVDRFSGNAVQPAGRLRRDFAELTAANELDLVRVSTEFRERWGAAIRELLQGFRPLLSELARRDLDDLLPA; via the coding sequence ATGGAACCGGACGCTTCGGTGGCCGTGGCGACCGAATTGCTGGCGGAACTCGGTGCCGGTGGCGTGGCGCATCCCGGCGGTACCTTGCTGGCGCACCTGTGCCGGGTACAGGCGCGGTTGAGCGATTGGGAGGCCAGGCCGGCGTTGCGGCTCGCGGGTCTGTGCCATGCCGCCTACGGAACGGACGGTTTCCCCACCGGGCTGCTGCCGCTGGCCGAACGTGACCGGCTCCGAGGAGTCATCGGCGACGAAGCCGAAGAGATCGTCTACGTCTATGCGGGCTGTGACCGGTCGAAGTCCTATCCGGCACTGGCCGGCGGCGGACCGCTCGTGGACCGGTTCTCCGGCAACGCGGTCCAGCCCGCCGGCCGGTTGCGCCGCGACTTCGCCGAGCTGACCGCGGCCAACGAACTCGACCTCGTCCGGGTGAGCACCGAGTTCCGCGAGCGGTGGGGTGCCGCGATTCGTGAGCTACTGCAAGGGTTCCGCCCCTTGCTCAGTGAACTCGCCCGGCGTGACCTCGACGATCTGCTGCCGGCCTGA
- a CDS encoding GNAT family N-acetyltransferase — MRQPKTGKDAMEIAVSDAPEQSRYEARDGSALAGLAAYRLTTRGLIVFTHTEVDPAYEGSGVGSKLARAALDDARERALRIVPRCPFIANWVTRHPEYQDLVYHPPATENTDAADATDQKPI, encoded by the coding sequence TTGCGGCAGCCGAAGACCGGAAAGGACGCCATGGAAATCGCGGTTTCCGACGCACCCGAGCAGAGCCGGTACGAGGCAAGGGACGGCTCGGCACTGGCCGGCCTTGCCGCCTACCGGCTCACCACCCGCGGCCTGATCGTGTTCACCCACACGGAGGTGGACCCGGCCTACGAAGGCAGCGGCGTCGGTTCCAAGCTGGCCAGGGCCGCGCTGGACGACGCCCGCGAACGAGCGCTGCGGATCGTGCCGCGGTGCCCGTTCATCGCCAACTGGGTGACCCGCCACCCGGAGTACCAGGACCTCGTCTACCACCCACCGGCCACCGAGAACACCGATGCCGCCGATGCCACCGACCAGAAGCCGATCTGA
- a CDS encoding Pycsar system effector family protein: MAGTGNEAIAADREGWSLDELLKDELSRGDAALGRTETKTSILLAVFSPIVTAGLAVLPRASVPAAARLTFWAALVLLVLALLLLLWNVRPRLRGSGFTTYVSMTGTELTRHFAAIADDPRQWHCERLLVVARLGAKKFKLLRLATTLIIAALLLAVAAAIVAAI, encoded by the coding sequence ATGGCAGGAACCGGAAACGAGGCGATCGCGGCCGACCGTGAAGGCTGGTCGCTGGACGAGTTGCTCAAGGACGAGCTGAGCCGGGGAGACGCGGCGCTGGGGCGCACGGAGACCAAGACCAGCATCCTGCTGGCGGTGTTCAGCCCGATCGTGACCGCCGGCCTGGCCGTGCTGCCCCGGGCGTCGGTGCCGGCGGCGGCCCGGCTCACGTTCTGGGCCGCGCTCGTCCTCCTCGTCCTCGCCCTGCTCCTGCTGCTGTGGAACGTGCGGCCGCGGCTGCGCGGGAGCGGCTTCACCACCTACGTGTCGATGACCGGCACCGAGCTGACCCGGCACTTCGCGGCCATCGCGGATGATCCCCGGCAATGGCACTGCGAACGGTTGCTCGTCGTGGCCAGGCTCGGCGCCAAGAAGTTCAAGCTGCTCCGGCTCGCCACCACCCTCATCATCGCCGCCCTGCTCCTCGCGGTCGCCGCAGCGATCGTGGCCGCGATCTGA
- a CDS encoding SDR family oxidoreductase: MNANEVALVTGANKGIGREIVRRLAERGCTVYLGARDPERGHSAVEELTSGPGSGLDIRFVRLDVGDVASVEAAVETIETSTGRLDVLVNNAGIMVEWGVRPADLTAAQLREVFEVNVFGVVTVTSACVPLLRRSGNPRIVNLSSGLGSLTLLSDPESKLPAQGFLAYSSSKAALNALTLIYANALREDGIKVNAVSPGLVPTDQNAAATFPRGDRSTADGAVVPVLLATISADGPTGVFRGPDALDEVIPW; the protein is encoded by the coding sequence ATGAACGCGAACGAAGTAGCACTCGTCACCGGCGCCAACAAGGGCATCGGCCGGGAGATCGTCCGACGGCTGGCCGAGCGGGGCTGCACCGTCTACCTCGGCGCCCGCGATCCGGAGCGCGGCCACTCGGCCGTCGAGGAGCTGACGAGCGGGCCGGGCAGCGGACTGGACATCCGGTTCGTGCGGCTGGACGTCGGCGACGTGGCCTCCGTCGAAGCGGCCGTCGAAACGATCGAGACCTCGACCGGACGGCTGGACGTGCTGGTGAACAACGCCGGGATCATGGTCGAGTGGGGTGTCCGGCCCGCCGACCTCACGGCCGCGCAGCTTCGAGAAGTGTTCGAGGTCAACGTTTTCGGCGTGGTCACGGTGACTTCGGCCTGTGTGCCGCTGCTCCGCCGCTCCGGCAACCCGCGGATCGTCAACCTGTCCAGCGGGCTCGGGTCGCTCACCCTGCTGAGCGATCCGGAGAGCAAGCTCCCGGCTCAGGGCTTCCTCGCATACAGCTCGTCCAAGGCCGCGCTCAACGCCTTGACGCTGATCTACGCCAATGCTCTCCGCGAGGACGGCATCAAGGTCAACGCCGTCAGCCCCGGCCTGGTGCCGACCGACCAGAACGCGGCGGCGACCTTTCCCCGCGGCGACCGCAGCACGGCCGATGGCGCGGTCGTCCCGGTCCTGCTCGCGACGATCTCCGCCGACGGCCCCACCGGCGTCTTCCGCGGGCCGGACGCCCTGGACGAAGTCATTCCGTGGTGA
- a CDS encoding DUF5996 family protein — MELFPAIPFDQWRDTKTTVHLFCQVVGKIRLAASPRRNHWWNVPFHVTGRGITSRPTGLADGNPIFTVDFDFVDHRLIASTVDGRAVSFPLPGHSVASFYRDVLEALEALGVQVDIADPTPFGLPEKHPPFAEDTGHASYDPVWMNRAWQVLSQVNLVLEEFAAGFSGKASPVHLFWHSFDLAHTRFSDRRIHQPAADPVTREAYSREVVSFGFWFGDDTGGDAAFYSYTAPEPAGLAEEPLHPTAAAWTTSGGGHLALLRYQDARTDPDPRSAVLAFLDSAYHAGARRAGWNVDDLACPGGVTAAGSPGR; from the coding sequence ATGGAGCTGTTTCCGGCCATCCCCTTCGACCAGTGGCGCGACACCAAGACGACCGTGCACCTGTTCTGCCAGGTGGTGGGCAAGATCCGGCTGGCGGCGAGCCCGCGCCGCAACCACTGGTGGAACGTTCCCTTCCACGTCACCGGGCGCGGCATCACCTCCCGCCCGACGGGCCTTGCCGACGGCAACCCGATCTTCACCGTGGACTTCGACTTCGTCGACCACCGGCTGATCGCGTCCACAGTGGATGGACGTGCGGTGTCGTTCCCGCTGCCCGGCCACTCGGTGGCCTCGTTCTACCGCGACGTGCTCGAAGCGCTGGAAGCACTCGGCGTGCAGGTGGACATCGCCGACCCCACGCCGTTCGGGTTGCCGGAGAAACATCCGCCGTTCGCCGAGGACACCGGGCACGCCAGCTACGATCCGGTCTGGATGAACCGAGCCTGGCAGGTGCTCTCGCAGGTGAACCTGGTGCTCGAAGAGTTCGCGGCCGGCTTCTCCGGCAAGGCCAGCCCGGTGCACCTGTTCTGGCACAGCTTCGATCTCGCGCACACCCGCTTCTCCGACCGCCGCATCCACCAGCCCGCTGCCGACCCCGTCACCCGCGAGGCCTACTCACGAGAGGTGGTCAGCTTCGGCTTCTGGTTCGGTGACGACACCGGCGGTGACGCCGCCTTCTACTCCTACACCGCCCCCGAACCCGCCGGCCTTGCCGAGGAACCGCTGCACCCCACGGCAGCCGCGTGGACCACCAGCGGCGGCGGTCACCTGGCCCTGCTGCGCTACCAGGACGCCCGCACCGACCCCGACCCGCGGTCCGCCGTGCTCGCCTTCCTCGACAGCGCCTACCACGCCGGCGCCCGCCGGGCAGGCTGGAACGTGGACGACCTGGCCTGCCCCGGCGGCGTCACCGCCGCCGGGAGTCCGGGCCGCTGA
- a CDS encoding LysR family transcriptional regulator, translated as MTLEDLRVFLAVCKLGNLSAVARDLSCSQSAVSQHVKRLEAEIGLSLVERRPRGVILTDAGRLLRDAVRAGLGQIDTAVRQTRDLAEGSAGEVRVTTGATTVRHFMTGGIHTFRQRYPRVRLEFRTRVSSRDCLAAITADEADLAFVTIGAPVPGVEVRQVVELPWSLAVPADDPLAGATHLELAGLEGIPHIRLPENSTARKQLDTRLAEHGITAPTAASAADWDTVVLLVELGVGRAVVPTMPGWNPARHPDLRLVPIPALRPLAAGWAYRRWDALSPQARTFADTITADLGGADPAR; from the coding sequence GTGACTCTGGAGGACCTTCGCGTCTTTCTGGCCGTGTGCAAACTGGGCAACCTCAGCGCCGTGGCGCGAGACCTGTCGTGCAGCCAGTCGGCGGTGAGCCAGCACGTCAAGCGGCTGGAGGCGGAGATCGGCCTGAGCCTGGTGGAGCGACGACCGCGTGGGGTCATCCTCACCGACGCCGGTCGCCTGCTGCGGGACGCGGTGCGTGCCGGCCTCGGCCAGATCGACACCGCCGTCCGGCAGACACGTGATCTCGCCGAGGGCAGCGCGGGCGAGGTCCGGGTCACCACCGGGGCCACCACGGTCCGGCACTTCATGACCGGCGGTATCCACACCTTCCGGCAGCGCTATCCGCGGGTGCGGCTGGAGTTCCGCACCAGGGTCTCCAGCCGTGACTGCCTCGCGGCGATCACCGCCGACGAAGCCGACCTGGCGTTCGTCACCATCGGCGCACCGGTCCCCGGGGTCGAGGTGCGCCAGGTCGTCGAACTGCCGTGGTCGCTCGCCGTCCCTGCCGACGATCCGCTCGCCGGCGCCACGCACCTCGAACTCGCCGGTCTGGAGGGCATCCCGCACATCCGGCTGCCGGAGAACTCCACCGCCCGCAAGCAGCTCGACACCCGGCTCGCCGAACACGGGATCACCGCGCCCACCGCCGCGAGCGCCGCCGACTGGGACACCGTGGTCCTGCTGGTCGAACTCGGCGTCGGCCGCGCCGTCGTGCCCACCATGCCGGGCTGGAACCCGGCCCGGCACCCCGACCTGCGGCTGGTCCCGATCCCCGCCCTGCGACCGCTGGCCGCCGGCTGGGCGTATCGGCGCTGGGACGCGCTCAGCCCTCAGGCCCGAACGTTCGCCGACACCATCACCGCCGACCTCGGCGGAGCGGACCCGGCAAGGTGA
- a CDS encoding oxygenase MpaB family protein produces the protein MNIPESAEEVSGHRLQVPQPPGKSLHPAVRDGLFGPLIPLSGALFLVLYVGSGATDVWFAWTVANPLTATTMGAGFGAAVVLFVLAVLEPGWVNARIAAFAPLMLAGGSLLVTNLYDGDLNPSRQLDIAGVSITVPVEGVWLVGLGLTLLLTVVTLPMQFNRRLDNDAEALGTPMPGWARVISGIQGIGLVVAGVIFFADPEQGVSWWPWPVSVLDLRELCVWMVTIGLLILHATVDGDLRRGAIGLAALVPFGVLALIGVLRYPGDLNWDSPSAWIFLSVVVVLLGTGAIGLLLLGLLRVLLPVLTSATGAEADVPQSLARLRELARDVRLKIKPHTDNGFFGPGSVTWKVWSYPTSLTVGFQRAVVVEELDPALIASVDATKAIRTRPRARYDRTLRYFSMVAFAGSRDTMKAADILVKIHSTGIGIEPNSGARYDANDPQSQLWIHLTAWHSILYAYEKYGPGKLSPQEEARYWADCATAAELQTCDPADIPRDREGVRAYFERMRPQLAGTPIARSTMDHLLHAEVMLPPMPPVYWPATLIITTALRIATNASMPRWMREMSGIRQSRLLDALIVPVMRISFRLSRISGWLQLGALHVLSPSTMPVVAPILLGIPATTPETLTPAEGRARYGYPKPAQAHPELRAKQHKRVFAERQEPSDVGLVESEPVLGTRTR, from the coding sequence ATGAACATACCGGAATCGGCGGAAGAGGTATCCGGGCACCGGTTGCAGGTGCCGCAGCCGCCGGGCAAATCGCTGCATCCGGCCGTACGCGACGGCTTGTTCGGGCCGCTGATACCGCTGTCCGGGGCACTGTTCCTCGTGCTGTACGTGGGCAGCGGCGCGACCGATGTCTGGTTCGCGTGGACCGTGGCGAACCCGCTCACGGCCACCACGATGGGCGCGGGTTTCGGCGCGGCTGTGGTGTTGTTCGTACTTGCCGTGCTGGAGCCGGGCTGGGTGAACGCGCGGATCGCCGCCTTCGCCCCGCTCATGCTGGCCGGTGGCAGCCTGCTCGTCACCAACCTGTACGACGGGGACCTGAATCCGTCGCGTCAGCTCGACATCGCCGGCGTGTCGATCACGGTGCCGGTGGAAGGCGTGTGGCTGGTGGGCCTCGGGCTCACGCTGCTGCTCACGGTGGTGACGCTGCCGATGCAGTTCAACCGCCGGCTCGACAACGACGCCGAAGCGCTGGGCACGCCGATGCCGGGGTGGGCACGCGTCATCTCCGGTATCCAGGGCATCGGGCTGGTCGTCGCCGGGGTGATCTTCTTCGCCGACCCCGAGCAGGGCGTCTCCTGGTGGCCGTGGCCGGTGAGCGTGCTGGACCTGCGCGAGCTGTGCGTGTGGATGGTCACGATCGGTCTGCTGATCCTGCACGCCACGGTGGACGGCGACCTGCGGCGCGGGGCGATCGGCCTGGCCGCGCTGGTCCCGTTCGGGGTGCTCGCCCTCATCGGCGTGCTCCGCTACCCCGGTGACCTGAACTGGGACTCGCCCTCGGCGTGGATCTTCCTGTCGGTCGTGGTGGTCCTGCTCGGCACCGGCGCGATCGGCCTGCTGCTGCTCGGTCTGCTGCGGGTGCTGCTGCCGGTACTGACCTCGGCGACCGGCGCCGAGGCCGACGTGCCGCAGTCCTTGGCCCGCCTGCGGGAACTCGCGCGGGACGTCCGCCTGAAGATCAAGCCGCACACCGACAACGGCTTCTTCGGCCCCGGCTCGGTGACCTGGAAGGTCTGGTCCTACCCGACTTCGCTCACCGTGGGCTTCCAGCGCGCGGTCGTCGTCGAGGAGCTCGACCCCGCACTGATCGCCTCCGTGGACGCGACCAAGGCGATCCGCACCCGCCCGCGCGCCCGCTACGACCGCACGCTGCGGTACTTCTCGATGGTCGCGTTCGCCGGCAGCCGCGACACCATGAAAGCCGCCGACATCCTGGTCAAGATCCATTCGACCGGGATCGGTATCGAGCCGAACAGCGGTGCCCGCTACGACGCCAACGATCCCCAGTCGCAGCTGTGGATCCACCTGACCGCATGGCACTCGATCCTGTACGCCTATGAGAAGTACGGCCCCGGCAAGCTCAGCCCGCAGGAGGAGGCCCGTTACTGGGCGGACTGCGCCACGGCGGCCGAACTGCAGACCTGCGACCCCGCCGACATCCCCCGCGACCGCGAAGGTGTCCGCGCGTACTTCGAGCGGATGCGCCCCCAGCTGGCCGGCACCCCGATCGCCCGCTCCACCATGGACCACCTGCTGCACGCCGAGGTGATGCTGCCCCCGATGCCGCCGGTGTACTGGCCGGCGACACTGATCATCACCACCGCCCTGCGCATCGCCACCAACGCGTCCATGCCGCGCTGGATGCGCGAAATGTCCGGCATCCGACAGAGCCGCCTGCTGGACGCGCTGATCGTGCCGGTCATGCGGATTTCCTTCCGGCTGAGCCGGATCAGCGGCTGGCTCCAACTGGGCGCACTGCACGTGCTGTCCCCCTCGACCATGCCCGTGGTGGCCCCGATCCTGCTCGGCATCCCGGCCACCACTCCCGAGACGCTCACCCCCGCCGAAGGCCGGGCGCGCTACGGCTACCCCAAACCCGCCCAAGCCCACCCGGAACTGCGTGCGAAACAGCACAAACGCGTCTTCGCCGAACGCCAGGAACCCAGCGACGTCGGCCTGGTCGAGTCCGAACCCGTCCTCGGCACCCGCACCCGATGA
- a CDS encoding winged helix-turn-helix transcriptional regulator has translation MALGTGYDQQGCYLARALEVVGERWTLLILRDCFYGVRRFTDLREHLDISRAVLTARLETLLDAGVLTREDRDGHPEYLLTDAGHALWPTIFTLSKWGEQYTTGPHPTRVFSHAACGTDLDDHGHCPACGHTPPPADLIVRPGTGRNAMRRDDRVASALDRPHRMLTPIEH, from the coding sequence GTGGCACTGGGAACCGGATACGACCAGCAAGGCTGTTACCTCGCCCGCGCACTCGAAGTGGTCGGGGAACGCTGGACCCTGCTGATCCTGCGCGATTGCTTCTACGGGGTGCGCCGCTTCACCGACCTCCGCGAGCACCTCGACATCTCCCGGGCCGTGCTCACCGCCCGCCTGGAAACCCTCCTCGACGCGGGCGTGCTCACCAGGGAAGACCGCGACGGACATCCGGAGTACCTGCTCACCGACGCCGGCCATGCCTTGTGGCCCACCATCTTCACCCTGTCCAAGTGGGGCGAGCAGTACACCACCGGACCGCATCCCACCCGCGTCTTCAGCCACGCCGCCTGCGGCACCGACCTCGACGACCACGGCCACTGCCCGGCCTGCGGCCACACTCCCCCGCCCGCCGATCTGATCGTGCGCCCCGGCACCGGACGGAACGCCATGCGCCGCGACGACCGCGTCGCCAGCGCACTCGACCGGCCGCACCGCATGCTCACCCCGATCGAGCATTGA
- a CDS encoding MFS transporter, producing the protein MNRLSIASGAGRTVREQGTRFVPALALTSISTFVAMVAYAGPLGNATTLAGALHASPGAATWILSSMSVGLAVSLLTAGTLADQAGRRRVFVLGSGVFAAGSVLCALASEPVLFVTGRLVAGVGAAGMIATGLGLVAAVVSAATETTQRTRSAAWWGASMGLGIAAGPLVTGLFDLTTWWQATYWLLAAAGVVVAVVARWCFTETAAHPERRLDLLGAALMTAGFATMLIAMIEARQGDAVVALVCGGVAVVALAAFVVSQKRGRSPMVRPELFRREGFAVATVAAASTGAGVIALMSFACTFLTAGMGLTSLQAALALGLWSFTSAVPAVLSRHLAPRLSGTAQLTIGLAATGAGLLLLTGLGSASTVGRLLPGLLIAGLATGVLNSGLGRQAVATVPAEHAAMGTGVNNTARYLGASIGVTVVTILAAGRSADTAAQFTGWNQVTVLTGIISLAGALSVLVLSRLPSRSN; encoded by the coding sequence GTGAACAGACTGAGCATCGCATCCGGCGCCGGCCGGACCGTGCGGGAGCAGGGCACGCGCTTCGTGCCGGCGCTCGCGCTGACCTCGATCAGCACGTTCGTGGCCATGGTGGCCTACGCGGGTCCGCTGGGAAACGCGACGACGCTCGCGGGGGCGCTGCACGCCTCGCCGGGGGCGGCGACGTGGATCTTGAGCTCGATGAGCGTCGGACTGGCGGTCAGCTTGCTGACCGCGGGAACGCTGGCCGACCAGGCCGGTCGCCGGCGCGTCTTCGTGCTGGGGTCGGGCGTGTTCGCGGCCGGCTCGGTGCTGTGCGCGCTGGCGAGCGAGCCGGTGCTGTTCGTGACCGGCAGGCTCGTCGCAGGGGTGGGTGCCGCCGGCATGATCGCGACCGGGCTGGGACTGGTGGCTGCGGTGGTCTCTGCGGCCACTGAGACCACCCAGCGGACCAGGTCGGCCGCCTGGTGGGGAGCCAGCATGGGGCTGGGCATCGCGGCCGGCCCCTTGGTGACCGGCTTGTTCGACCTGACGACGTGGTGGCAGGCGACGTACTGGCTGCTCGCGGCGGCCGGCGTCGTCGTCGCGGTGGTCGCGCGATGGTGCTTCACCGAGACGGCGGCGCACCCGGAACGGCGACTCGACCTGCTCGGCGCCGCGCTGATGACCGCGGGGTTCGCCACCATGCTGATCGCCATGATCGAGGCGCGGCAGGGCGACGCCGTGGTCGCGCTGGTGTGCGGCGGGGTCGCGGTGGTCGCGTTGGCGGCGTTCGTGGTCAGCCAGAAACGCGGCCGCTCGCCGATGGTGCGGCCCGAGCTGTTCCGACGCGAGGGTTTCGCGGTGGCCACGGTGGCGGCGGCGAGCACCGGTGCCGGGGTGATCGCGCTGATGTCCTTCGCCTGCACCTTCCTCACCGCGGGCATGGGGCTGACCAGCCTGCAGGCCGCCCTCGCGCTCGGGCTCTGGTCGTTCACCAGCGCGGTGCCCGCCGTGCTCAGCCGCCACCTGGCGCCGCGACTGAGCGGCACCGCCCAGCTGACCATCGGGTTGGCCGCCACCGGGGCCGGACTGCTGCTGCTCACCGGTCTCGGCTCGGCCTCGACCGTGGGGCGGCTGCTGCCCGGCCTGCTGATCGCCGGCCTCGCCACCGGTGTCCTCAACAGCGGCCTCGGCCGGCAGGCGGTCGCCACCGTGCCCGCGGAGCACGCGGCCATGGGCACCGGGGTGAACAACACGGCCCGCTACCTCGGCGCCTCCATCGGGGTCACCGTCGTCACCATCCTCGCCGCCGGTCGCAGTGCCGACACCGCCGCCCAGTTCACCGGATGGAACCAGGTCACCGTGCTGACCGGGATCATCTCGCTCGCCGGGGCGCTGTCCGTGCTGGTGTTGTCCCGGCTGCCTAGCCGGTCGAACTGA